In the Carassius auratus strain Wakin chromosome 50, ASM336829v1, whole genome shotgun sequence genome, one interval contains:
- the slc1a2b gene encoding excitatory amino acid transporter 2b isoform X1: protein MPKHVEVRMHESHLEPIEARPNSKWGTICQKLRKNLLLTLTVMGVILGAVSGMLLRVASPIDDNIVMVISFPGDILMRMLKMLILPLIISSLITGLSGLDAKSSGRLGSRAMIYYMTTTIIAAVLGVILVLLIHPGNPKLKENLGEGAQNDEVSSLDAFFDLIRNLFPENLVQACFQQIQTVVKKVEVQPDFDDTNSTDYLLNATKPPPIFKDKKSLQFKSGMNVLGLIGFFIAFGICMGKMGEKARLMIDFFSILNEIVMKLVIMIMWYSPFGIACLICGKIISIKDLEVVARQLGMYMVTVIIGLIIHGAIFLPCIYFAIVRKNPFSFFMGIFQAWITALGTASSAGTLPVTFRCLEENLGIDKRVTRFVLPVGATINMDGTALYEAVAAIFIAQMNGIDLDPGQIITVSLTATLASVGAASIPSAGLVTMLLILTAVGLPTQDISLLVAVDWLLDRFRTSVNVVGDSYGAGIVYHLSKAELDALDAQHAKSDDIEMMNKTQSYYDDLKNHHENNSNQCVFAAQNSVLLDDCKVQVMLKEVTLAATNGSTAENTLVEEEPWKND from the exons ATGCCGAAGCACGTGGAGGTAAGGATGCACGAAAGCCACCTGGAACCCATTGAGGCGAGGCCAAACTCCAAATGGGGCACAATATGCCAGAAGCTGCGCAAGAACCTGCTGCTCACACTGACTGTGATGG GTGTGATTTTGGGAGCTGTTTCTGGTATGCTGCTGCGTGTAGCGTCTCCAATCGATGACAACATTGTCATGGTTATTTCCTTTCCTGGAGATATTCTAATGAGGATGCTAAAAATGCTCATCCTTCCCTTAATCATCTCCAGCTTAATCACAG GTCTTTCCGGTCTGGATGCAAAGTCAAGTGGACGTCTGGGTTCCAGAGCCATGATTTATTACATGACCACTACTATCATTGCTGCTGTGCTGGGGGTTATCCTAGTGCTCCTCATCCACCCCGGAAATCCTAAACTCAAGGAGAATCTAGGAGAAGGAGCTCAGAATGATGAGGTTTCCAGTCTTGATGCCTTTTTTGACCTCATCAGAAACCTCTTCCCTGAAAACTTGGTTCAGGCTTGCTTCCAgcag ATCCAGACCGTTGTGAAGAAAGTAGAAGTTCAGCCTGATTTCGATGACACCAACAGCACTGACTATCTGTTAAACGCCACCAAACCACCCCCTATTTTCAAAGACAAGAAGTCTCTCCAGTTCAAGAGTGGAATGAATGTGCTGG GGCTAATTGGATTCTTCATTGCCTTTGGTATTTGTATGGGCAAGATGGGAGAGAAAGCTAGGCTCATGATTGACTTCTTCAGCATACTTAATGAGATTGTGATGAAACTGGTTATCATGATCATGTG GTACTCTCCCTTTGGCATCGCCTGCTTGATCTGTGGAAAGATCATCTCTATTAAAGATCTGGAGGTGGTGGCCAGGCAGCTGGGGATGTACATGGTGACAGTTATTATTGGTCTGATTATCCATGGTGCCATATTCCTGCCATGCATCTACTTTGCAATTGTACGGAAAAACCCCTTCTCGTTCTTCATGGGTATCTTCCAGGCTTGGATTACAGCTCTGGGCACAGCATCTAG TGCTGGCACTCTGCCAGTAACGTTCCGTTGTCTTGAGGAAAACCTTGGTATTGACAAGAGAGTTACACGTTTCGTGCTTCCTGTTGGAGCAACAATTAACATGGACGGAACAGCCCTCTATGAGGCTGTAGCTGCCATTTTCATTGCCCAGATGAACGGAATAGATTTAGATCCCGGTCAAATCATCACTGTCAG TCTTACAGCAACACTTGCCAGTGTTGGGGCAGCGAGTATCCCCAGTGCTGGATTGGTCACCATGTTACTCATTCTGACAGCCGTTGGACTTCCTACTCAAGACATCAGTCTGCTGGTGGCTGTTGACTGGCTTCT gGATCGTTTCCGTACCTCAGTTAATGTGGTTGGAGACTCATATGGGGCTGGCATCGTCTACCATCTGTCCAAGGCAGAGCTGGATGCTCTGGACGCCCAACATGCAAAGTCTGATGACATAGAGATGATGAACAAGACCCAGTCCTACTATGATGACCTCAAAAACCATCATGAAAACAACTCCAACCAGTGCGTCTTTGCTGCTCAAAATTCAGTCTTATTAGATGATTGCAAGGTACAAGTCATGCTTAAGGAG GTAACCTTGGCGGCCACAAACGGCTCAACTGCGGAGAACACACTCGTTGAGGAAGAACCTTGGAAAAATGATTAA
- the slc1a2b gene encoding excitatory amino acid transporter 2b isoform X2: MPKHVEVRMHESHLEPIEARPNSKWGTICQKLRKNLLLTLTVMGVILGAVSGMLLRVASPIDDNIVMVISFPGDILMRMLKMLILPLIISSLITGLSGLDAKSSGRLGSRAMIYYMTTTIIAAVLGVILVLLIHPGNPKLKENLGEGAQNDEVSSLDAFFDLIRNLFPENLVQACFQQIQTVVKKVEVQPDFDDTNSTDYLLNATKPPPIFKDKKSLQFKSGMNVLGLIGFFIAFGICMGKMGEKARLMIDFFSILNEIVMKLVIMIMWYSPFGIACLICGKIISIKDLEVVARQLGMYMVTVIIGLIIHGAIFLPCIYFAIVRKNPFSFFMGIFQAWITALGTASSAGTLPVTFRCLEENLGIDKRVTRFVLPVGATINMDGTALYEAVAAIFIAQMNGIDLDPGQIITVSLTATLASVGAASIPSAGLVTMLLILTAVGLPTQDISLLVAVDWLLDRFRTSVNVVGDSYGAGIVYHLSKAELDALDAQHAKSDDIEMMNKTQSYYDDLKNHHENNSNQCVFAAQNSVLLDDCKVTLAATNGSTAENTLVEEEPWKND, from the exons ATGCCGAAGCACGTGGAGGTAAGGATGCACGAAAGCCACCTGGAACCCATTGAGGCGAGGCCAAACTCCAAATGGGGCACAATATGCCAGAAGCTGCGCAAGAACCTGCTGCTCACACTGACTGTGATGG GTGTGATTTTGGGAGCTGTTTCTGGTATGCTGCTGCGTGTAGCGTCTCCAATCGATGACAACATTGTCATGGTTATTTCCTTTCCTGGAGATATTCTAATGAGGATGCTAAAAATGCTCATCCTTCCCTTAATCATCTCCAGCTTAATCACAG GTCTTTCCGGTCTGGATGCAAAGTCAAGTGGACGTCTGGGTTCCAGAGCCATGATTTATTACATGACCACTACTATCATTGCTGCTGTGCTGGGGGTTATCCTAGTGCTCCTCATCCACCCCGGAAATCCTAAACTCAAGGAGAATCTAGGAGAAGGAGCTCAGAATGATGAGGTTTCCAGTCTTGATGCCTTTTTTGACCTCATCAGAAACCTCTTCCCTGAAAACTTGGTTCAGGCTTGCTTCCAgcag ATCCAGACCGTTGTGAAGAAAGTAGAAGTTCAGCCTGATTTCGATGACACCAACAGCACTGACTATCTGTTAAACGCCACCAAACCACCCCCTATTTTCAAAGACAAGAAGTCTCTCCAGTTCAAGAGTGGAATGAATGTGCTGG GGCTAATTGGATTCTTCATTGCCTTTGGTATTTGTATGGGCAAGATGGGAGAGAAAGCTAGGCTCATGATTGACTTCTTCAGCATACTTAATGAGATTGTGATGAAACTGGTTATCATGATCATGTG GTACTCTCCCTTTGGCATCGCCTGCTTGATCTGTGGAAAGATCATCTCTATTAAAGATCTGGAGGTGGTGGCCAGGCAGCTGGGGATGTACATGGTGACAGTTATTATTGGTCTGATTATCCATGGTGCCATATTCCTGCCATGCATCTACTTTGCAATTGTACGGAAAAACCCCTTCTCGTTCTTCATGGGTATCTTCCAGGCTTGGATTACAGCTCTGGGCACAGCATCTAG TGCTGGCACTCTGCCAGTAACGTTCCGTTGTCTTGAGGAAAACCTTGGTATTGACAAGAGAGTTACACGTTTCGTGCTTCCTGTTGGAGCAACAATTAACATGGACGGAACAGCCCTCTATGAGGCTGTAGCTGCCATTTTCATTGCCCAGATGAACGGAATAGATTTAGATCCCGGTCAAATCATCACTGTCAG TCTTACAGCAACACTTGCCAGTGTTGGGGCAGCGAGTATCCCCAGTGCTGGATTGGTCACCATGTTACTCATTCTGACAGCCGTTGGACTTCCTACTCAAGACATCAGTCTGCTGGTGGCTGTTGACTGGCTTCT gGATCGTTTCCGTACCTCAGTTAATGTGGTTGGAGACTCATATGGGGCTGGCATCGTCTACCATCTGTCCAAGGCAGAGCTGGATGCTCTGGACGCCCAACATGCAAAGTCTGATGACATAGAGATGATGAACAAGACCCAGTCCTACTATGATGACCTCAAAAACCATCATGAAAACAACTCCAACCAGTGCGTCTTTGCTGCTCAAAATTCAGTCTTATTAGATGATTGCAAG GTAACCTTGGCGGCCACAAACGGCTCAACTGCGGAGAACACACTCGTTGAGGAAGAACCTTGGAAAAATGATTAA
- the slc1a2b gene encoding excitatory amino acid transporter 2b isoform X3: MPKHVEVRMHESHLEPIEARPNSKWGTICQKLRKNLLLTLTVMGVILGAVSGMLLRVASPIDDNIVMVISFPGDILMRMLKMLILPLIISSLITGLSGLDAKSSGRLGSRAMIYYMTTTIIAAVLGVILVLLIHPGNPKLKENLGEGAQNDEVSSLDAFFDLIRNLFPENLVQACFQQIQTVVKKVEVQPDFDDTNSTDYLLNATKPPPIFKDKKSLQFKSGMNVLGLIGFFIAFGICMGKMGEKARLMIDFFSILNEIVMKLVIMIMWYSPFGIACLICGKIISIKDLEVVARQLGMYMVTVIIGLIIHGAIFLPCIYFAIVRKNPFSFFMGIFQAWITALGTASSAGTLPVTFRCLEENLGIDKRVTRFVLPVGATINMDGTALYEAVAAIFIAQMNGIDLDPGQIITVSLTATLASVGAASIPSAGLVTMLLILTAVGLPTQDISLLVAVDWLLDRFRTSVNVVGDSYGAGIVYHLSKAELDALDAQHAKSDDIEMMNKTQSYYDDLKNHHENNSNQ, translated from the exons ATGCCGAAGCACGTGGAGGTAAGGATGCACGAAAGCCACCTGGAACCCATTGAGGCGAGGCCAAACTCCAAATGGGGCACAATATGCCAGAAGCTGCGCAAGAACCTGCTGCTCACACTGACTGTGATGG GTGTGATTTTGGGAGCTGTTTCTGGTATGCTGCTGCGTGTAGCGTCTCCAATCGATGACAACATTGTCATGGTTATTTCCTTTCCTGGAGATATTCTAATGAGGATGCTAAAAATGCTCATCCTTCCCTTAATCATCTCCAGCTTAATCACAG GTCTTTCCGGTCTGGATGCAAAGTCAAGTGGACGTCTGGGTTCCAGAGCCATGATTTATTACATGACCACTACTATCATTGCTGCTGTGCTGGGGGTTATCCTAGTGCTCCTCATCCACCCCGGAAATCCTAAACTCAAGGAGAATCTAGGAGAAGGAGCTCAGAATGATGAGGTTTCCAGTCTTGATGCCTTTTTTGACCTCATCAGAAACCTCTTCCCTGAAAACTTGGTTCAGGCTTGCTTCCAgcag ATCCAGACCGTTGTGAAGAAAGTAGAAGTTCAGCCTGATTTCGATGACACCAACAGCACTGACTATCTGTTAAACGCCACCAAACCACCCCCTATTTTCAAAGACAAGAAGTCTCTCCAGTTCAAGAGTGGAATGAATGTGCTGG GGCTAATTGGATTCTTCATTGCCTTTGGTATTTGTATGGGCAAGATGGGAGAGAAAGCTAGGCTCATGATTGACTTCTTCAGCATACTTAATGAGATTGTGATGAAACTGGTTATCATGATCATGTG GTACTCTCCCTTTGGCATCGCCTGCTTGATCTGTGGAAAGATCATCTCTATTAAAGATCTGGAGGTGGTGGCCAGGCAGCTGGGGATGTACATGGTGACAGTTATTATTGGTCTGATTATCCATGGTGCCATATTCCTGCCATGCATCTACTTTGCAATTGTACGGAAAAACCCCTTCTCGTTCTTCATGGGTATCTTCCAGGCTTGGATTACAGCTCTGGGCACAGCATCTAG TGCTGGCACTCTGCCAGTAACGTTCCGTTGTCTTGAGGAAAACCTTGGTATTGACAAGAGAGTTACACGTTTCGTGCTTCCTGTTGGAGCAACAATTAACATGGACGGAACAGCCCTCTATGAGGCTGTAGCTGCCATTTTCATTGCCCAGATGAACGGAATAGATTTAGATCCCGGTCAAATCATCACTGTCAG TCTTACAGCAACACTTGCCAGTGTTGGGGCAGCGAGTATCCCCAGTGCTGGATTGGTCACCATGTTACTCATTCTGACAGCCGTTGGACTTCCTACTCAAGACATCAGTCTGCTGGTGGCTGTTGACTGGCTTCT gGATCGTTTCCGTACCTCAGTTAATGTGGTTGGAGACTCATATGGGGCTGGCATCGTCTACCATCTGTCCAAGGCAGAGCTGGATGCTCTGGACGCCCAACATGCAAAGTCTGATGACATAGAGATGATGAACAAGACCCAGTCCTACTATGATGACCTCAAAAACCATCATGAAAACAACTCCAACCA GTAA